A genomic window from Silene latifolia isolate original U9 population chromosome Y, ASM4854445v1, whole genome shotgun sequence includes:
- the LOC141629395 gene encoding uncharacterized protein LOC141629395, whose translation MDLHDEVKGTREISVLSEFQDMFPDEIPGLPPKKDADFNIELKPRTGPISKAPYRMGPKELEELKKQLEELLDKGYVRPSVSSWGARVIFVKKKDGSMRLCIDYREALRENKLYAKLSKCEFWLEKVAFLGHVVSKEGVFVDLEKIEAVSSWKRPKNVADIRSFLGLAGYYRRFVKDFSKWKDFATLLHVLAGRHIGDNVLLAHEAIQNINKHSSGACGRFAFKADMSKAYDRIQWDFLHRTLICFGFPNGLIKLIMSVVTTVSYEVLVNGAPLKPFQPSCGLRQGDPLSPYLFILCMEILSHNVLASEANRSIYGIKLSRNAPSLSHLLFADDSIFFLQDKEEAYSKLKQILAYFCSASGQIMNESKSGILFSPSTTMRSVREGLRVLHISENKRIGRYLGISTEFGSSKKEIFNALIEKVRRRISSWNAIFLSPAGRLTLISSVLSTLSNYVPSVFKIPVSVANKINSLLSYFWWAGTRLRSTIHWCSKNFISLPKSEGGLGIRNIQCMNQALLDKLAWKVLSMKDSLVSRVFYDKLICNDDLVMPGSLKSCSYQSWGCKSLSFGMELLLAHVGWKPGVNSKLRIWNCGWVSGEVPPQTMRLGFPPPDSMLCFTVKDLLTPSLCWNHELIFDLFEPEWARRICAMPICNIAVDDYVYWKLTSSGIYSVKSGYAVCLASYLRIHSSTKDESRIDASTKEDSSNTVIRFLSVLWSLWRNRNEIVFSGKSFSSEYFFASLSNTTNVALEAESRIASNVSALGVVCYDPLDTLRNEISNHFPFFLVGDKGTCSPYRVKVDASWVSSLHASAGWIVYSPNGDCYGTFAISFDAESALQAEAIGIREVLRWAVRSNLLHLDLSSDCLQLLLQLARVESLHHLVKGILLDIESDLLLFHCICFSFVPRRLNKVAHNLARAKLGL comes from the exons ATGGACTTGCATGATGAGGTGAAGGGCACAAGGGAGATCTCGGTATTGAGTGAGTTTCAGGATATGTTTCCAGATGAGATTCCGGGTCTACCACCAAAAAAAGATGCAGATTTTAACATTGAATTGAAACCTAGGACGGGACCTATTTCTAAGGCACCTTACAGGATGGggcctaaggagttggaggagttgaagaagcagttggaaGAGTTGTTAGATAAGGGCTATGTGAGGCCAAGTGTATCATCCTGGGGCGCACGAGTTATATTTgttaagaagaaggatgggagtatgagactgtgtatagattacagggag GCCTTGAGGGAGAataaattgtatgctaaattgagtaaatgtgagttttggttggagaaggtAGCATTTTTAGGGCATGTGGTGTCGAAGGAGGGGGTGTTTGTTGACCTAGAAAAGATTGAAGCAGTATCTAGCTGGAAGAGGCCGAAGAATGTAGCTGACATAAGGAGTTTTCTGGGATTGGCTggttactacaggagatttgtaaAAGATTTCTCTAAG TGGAAAGATTTTGCAACTCTTTTGCATGTGTTAGCCGGTCGGCATATTGGGGATAACGTACTTCTTGCCCATGAAGCAATTCAGAATATTAATAAGCACTCTTCTGGGGCCTGCGGGAGATTTGCTTTTAAAGCGGATATGAGTAAGGCTTATGATCGTATTCAATGGGATTTTTTACATCGTACTCTTATTTGTTTCGGGTTTCCTAATGGTTTAATTAAGCTTATTATGAGTGTCGTCACAACGGTTTCGTATGAGGTTTTGGTTAATGGTGCCCCTTTGAAGCCATTTCAGCCTAGTTGCGGCTTACGTCAGGGGGATCCACTTTCGCCGTATCTATTTATCTTATGTATGGAAATATTGTCTCATAATGTTCTTGCATCTGAAGCCAATAGGTCTATTTATGGTATTAAGTTATCAAGAAATGCGCCCTCTCTTTCACATTTATTATTTGCGGATGATTCTATTTTCTTTCTTCAAGATAAAGAGGAGGCTTACAGTAAGCTTAAACAGATCTTGGCTTATTTCTGTTCTGCCTCGGGTCAGATTATGAATGAGTCTAAATCTGGTATTCTTTTCAGTCCAAGCACCACGATGCGCTCCGTGCGGGAAGGTCTGAGGGTTTTACATATTTCAGAAAATAAGCGTATTGGTCGATATTTGGGTATCAGTACTGAGTTTGGTTCGTCTAAAAAGGAGATTTTCAATGCGCTAATTGAAAAGGTGCGACGTCGTATTTCGTCTTGGAATGCTATCTTTCTATCACCTGCGGGAAGGTTGACTTTGATCTCTTCTGTTTTGTCTACTTTATCGAATTATGTCCCATCGGTGtttaaaataccggtaagtgtggcTAATAAGATTAACTCCTTATTGTCATATTTTTGGTGGGCTGGAACGAGGTTAAGGTCTACGATCCATTGGTGTAGTAAGAACTTTATTAGTCTTCCTAAGTCGGAAGGTGGCCTTGGAATTCGAAATATTCAGTGTATGAATCAGGCGCTGTTAGATAAGTTAGCTTGGAAAGTCCTGTCTATGAAAGACTCTTTGGTAAGTCGAGTTTTTTACGACAAGCTTATTTGCAATGACGATCTCGTGATGCCTGGGTCTTTAAAGTCTTGCTCGTATCAATCTTGGGGTTGCAAGAGTTTATCTTTTGGAATGGAGTTGCTTTTGGCACACGTGGGTTGGAAACCTGGTGTCAATTCAAAGCTGCGTATATGGAATTGTGGATGGGTTAGTGGTGAGGTACCGCCTCAAACGATGAGATTGGGATTTCCGCCGCCTGACTCTATGTTGTGTTTTACGGTTAAGGATCTCCTCACTCCTTCATTGTGCTGGAATCATGAGCTTATCTTTGATTTGTTTGAACCCGAGTGGGCTCGTCGGATTTGTGCCATGCCTATTTGTAATATTGCTGTTGATGATTATGTCTACTGGAAGCTTACTTCTTCGGGGATCTATTCGGTCAAGAGCGGTTATGCGGTCTGTCTTGCTTCTTATCTACGTATTCATAGTTCGACTAAAGATGAGAGTAGAATTGATGCCTCTACTAAG GAGGATTCTTCTAATACCGTCATTCGGTTCCTTTCTGTTCTGTGGAGTCTATGGCGCAACAGGAATGAAATTGTGTTTTCAGGAAAGTCCTTTTCGTCTGAGTACTTTTTTGCATCTCTTTCGAACACGACTAATGTGGCTTTGGAAGCGGAGTCACGGATTGCTTCTAATGTCTCGGCTTTGGGGGTTGTCTGCTACGATCCGTTGGATACTTTGCGGAATGAGATTAGTAATCATTTTCCGTTCTTTTTGGTGGGAGATAAGGGGACTTGTTCTCCTTATCGAGTTAAAGTTGATGCGAGTTGGGTAAGCTCTTTACATGCTTCTGCAGGTTGGATTGTCTATTCTCCTAATGGGGATTGTTATGGGACTTTTGCCATAAGTTTTGATGCTGAATCTGCATTACAAGCTGAAGCGATCGGCATTAGGGAAGTTTTGAGATGGGCTGTTAGAAGTAATTTGCTTCACTTGGACTTATCCTCTGATTGTCTTCAACTTCTTCTTCAGCTTGCTAGAGTGGAGTCGCTGCATCACTTGGTCAAGGGGATTCTGCTTGATATTGAGTCGGACCtcttgttgtttcattgtatttgcTTTAGTTTTGTACCACGACGTCTTAATAAGGTTGCCCATAACCTAGCTCGGGCTAAATTGGGATTGTAG